tttagttgcttggggacaagcaacaatttaagtttggtgttgtgatgagcggataatttgtatactttttggcattgtttttagtatgtttttggtatgatatagttagtttttagtatatttttattagtttttagttaaaattctcttttctggactttactatgagtttgtgtgtttttctgtgatttcaggtattttctggctgaaattgagggacctgagcaaaaatctgattcagagaccaaaaaggactgcagatgctgttggattctgacctccctgcactcgaagtggattttctagagctgcagaagcccaattggcgcgctctcaacggcgttggaaagtagacatcctgggctttccagcaatatatgatagtccatactttgcccaagatttgatggcccaaaccggcgttcaaagtcacctcaagaaatcccagcgttaaacgctggaactggcacccaaatgggagttaaacgcccaaactggcactaaagctggcgtttaactccaagaagagtctctgcacgaaatttgcttcattgctcagcccaagcacacaccaagtgggcccggaagaggatttttatgtcatttactcatttctgtacaccttaggctactagttcttataagtaggaccttttactattgtattaggggactttggtagctatcttcatttttatgctatcttagatcattgggaggctggccattcggccatgcctagaccttatgcttatgtatttttaacggtggagcttctacacaccatagattaaggtgtggagctctgctgtacctcgagtattaatgcaattactattgttcttcaattcaattccgcttgttcttgttccaagatatcacttgttcttcaacttgatgaaggtgatgattgacgcccatcaccattctcactcatgaacaaagtgactgacaaccactcttgttctacaagcatttgaggcttggtgaatatctcttggattcctgattgcacgatgcatggttgatcgcctgacaaccgagcgctcgcctgacaaacgagccaaccattccgtgagatcagagtcttcgtggtataggcaggacctgatggcggcattcaagagaatccggaaggtctaaaccttgtctgtggtattctgagtaggattcaatgattgaatgactgtgacgtgcttcaaacctgtaacctactgggcgttagtgacagacacaaaagagtgattctattccggtaggggagggaaccaaaccggtgattagccgcactgtgacagagtgcatgagcattagttttcactgcgaggatgggaggtagctgctgacaacagtaaaaccctacacgagcttgccatggaaaggagtaagaaggattggatgaagacagtaggaaagcagagagacggaagggaaggcgtcttcatacgcttatctgaagttcctaccaatgaattacataagtatcactatctttatcctttgtgttattttcgttcatcaccattaccaattgagtttgcctgactaagatttacaagatgaccatagcttgcttcaatactaacaatctccgtgggatcgacccttactcgcgtaaggtttattacttggacgacccagtgcacttgctggttagttgtgcgaagttgtgtaatgccatggtattgagccaccacgtgtttggagccattaccggggattatgagagttgtgaaaaagtattgttcacaatttcgcgacaccactcgtcacaatcatcccttcccagatcctactcggaataccacaaacaaggtttagactttccgcatctcaggaatgctgccaatggattctagcctataccatgaagattctaatctcggattcagatgccccattgtcagaggagattcgatgtgaatcgttgattagaaacccaagagatataccttcaagcttgttttcatgtagaacggaagtggttgtcaatcacgcgttcataagtgagaatggtgatgagtgtcacacaatcatcacattcatcatgttcttgtgtgcgaatggatatcttagaataaaaataagcatgaattgaatagaagaacaatagtactttacattaatactcgaggaacagtagagctccacaccttaatctatggtgtgtagaaactccaccgttgaaaatacataagaacaaagtctaggcatggccgaatggccagcccccaaaacgtgatcaagagatcaaaagataatcaaaagatgtgagtacaatagtaaaaagttctatttatactaaaactagttactaggtttatagaaattagtaaatgatgcagaaatccacttccgggcccacttggtgtgtgcttgggctgagtattgaagcttccatgtgtagaggccttctctggagttaaacgccagtttgtaacttgtttctggcatttgactctagcttgcaacttgtatcaggcgtttaacgccagaatagggcagaaagctggcgttgaacgcgagtttgcgtcgtctaaactcgggcaaaatatggactattatatattgctggaaagccctggatgtctacttttcaatgcaattgagagcgccatttggtttctgtagctccaaaattctatttcgagtacagggaggtcagaatccaagagCATCAcctgtcctttttcagcctctgaatcagatttttgctcaggtccctcaatttcagccagaaaatacctgaaatcacagaaaaacacataaactcatagtaaagtccagaaatgtgaattttgcttaaaaactaataaaaatatactaaaaagtgaataaatcatactaaaaactatatgaaaacaatgccaaaaagcgtataaattatccgctcatcaccattaATACCAAAATTTCCATCTTATTTCATCATTCTTAACCTcaataatcaaatatatataacatCCTAAATACATATCAACCAATCATCATTTTATCACTATCAAGCTTCTTCATCAACTCAACCATGCTTCATTTTATTACCCACAATATTCATTCATCCAAAACCATCATATCTCAACATCAtcatttaacaacaacaacaatatcaaTTCATTGTACATCATTAACCAACCAATCATCAACACCATATAAattttcaaacctatcctatgggtcactagcctaagtgtccatgaatattatatactacatagaggaaaccgaaaccataccttggccgatccccAATATGCTCCAAAACCCCAAATTGAGCCAAAGACAAGCTTTCAATCACAATCTAAGCCACCAAGaatctccaacaagcatcaacaagcTCCAGACTCaccataatcaagctatatatacataaaccatcattaatcaacctagggctcattataattgaaattcCACAAGAGTTTTAATGCCTCTTACCTTACCCAAtagttttggaagccaaaaccaaCATCAATTAAaagctagagtgtacctaaacgcccaaaaatcacaaaacctcacttagccaaaaccctaaaaactcgaaACTTTGAGGAGAAGAATAGAAAAGATTTCGTGGTTACCTCTCCAGTttcttgtatgggttttgtagagctcttcacaaggaacgcgtcGTCGAAAAcagtgcggcgattggagctccgtagctcaagatatgggcTTGGGAAGAAGAGGGTGAATAGtgtttcttcttccccttcctcTCCTCTCACTTTtatggtgtgtgtgtgtgtgtttaatgatgaatgggttcattaaatgaaccttatATATGTGgagcttgggcccaacttgagcACGGCCAAactcgttagcatttttagcctgtttggcccaattttgggccaaacctttaacactAACGCCTGATTTTCCATCTATAATGTTTCTCTAAGATTTTTggctgttttcactttttctcgtgcAGCACCGAATAAACTTGAAccagttcaaccggttcaactgccaGTTCATGTTTTTTCACGattttcgcagaaaacacattttctgactcggaaGGACCTACTGAatctaaaaatcatatttaaatcctcaaattctcatccTAACTTTCCGGAATTCAATTTGGacatttaaatgattttatccATGAAAAATCCAGTTCTTACATCCTCTCCTCCTTAAAAAGATTTCTGCCCTCGAAAATCCGAATCACGCGATGTAACTCCACGTAGCATCCTACTTTCAACTTTGCCAACCCAACAAGTTGCCAAAGCATCTCATTCACCATCATCCTACCGTGTCGATGTTCTTTCTCACCAACTCCTCCATAGAATAGTTCAATCGGATAGGTAGAAAATGAGCGGATTTGGTTAAGCAATCTACGATCACCCAAACCGCATCAAATCCCGACCTTGTCCTCAATAAAccggtcacaaaatccattgcgattccttcccacttccactgaggaatctcaagtggtTGCAACATCCCCGACGGCTTCTGATGCTCTATCTTTACTTTCTAGCAAGTCAAACACTTGGATACCACTGTGGCTACATTACCTTTCATCCCAGACCACCAGAACATCCTCTTTAAGTCAGAATACATCTTCGTACTTCCGAGATGAATAGAAAATCCACTGTTATGAGTTTCTGACAACAAGTCTTGCCTCAAACTCCTGACATCTGGTATGCAAAATCACCCCTTATATCTCCACAATCCTTTACCATCCTTTGTGAATTCTCCAAGCCTCTTCTCACTAACTAGTTAGAACAATTGCTGCAATGGTTCAAACAAGCTTTTCCAGTAACCTCACCAATGTCCAGCTTAAGATCCATAAACTTATCCACTAGCTCctcttccttgattctcatccaagcaATCGTTAAAGATCTCCGACTCAATACGTCTGCTACCACATTCACCTTCCCAAGGTGATAACTCAGTTCAAAATCGTAGTCCTTAAGCAACTCCATCTATCTTTTCCAACGCATATTAAGCTCTTTttgatcaaagatgtacttgagactcttgtGATCAGAAAAGATGCTAAACCTCACTCCGTACAagtagtgcctccaaatcttcagTGCAAACACAATCGTCACTAATTCCAAGTCATGTGTTGGATAATTCACCTCATGCAGTCTCAGCTGACGTGATGCGTAAGCCACTGTGTTCTGGTGTTGCATCATGGCCCAACCTAAACCCTTCAATGAAGCGTCACAATATACTTTAAACAGCTCATGCGGTTCCAGTAATATCAAAACAGGTGCTGAAGTTAACTTCTCCTTTAAAGTTTGGAGAACTCTCTTCACACTCCGACATCCACACAAATGGCACTTTTTTTCTTGTCAACTTAGCCATCGGTAGTGCAATCCGGGAAAATCCTTCAATGAATCTCTGGTAATATCCAGCTAAACCTAAAAAGCTTCTGACTTCCATCACCGTTGTCATCCTTTTCCATTCCATCACCGTTTCCACCTTAGAAGGAACCACGGCtattcctcctttgctcaccacgtgacctaagaacttcacttcctccttccagaactcacacttcgacaacttagcgtacaacttccgctgcgtcactctgattatcgtcattaagattccaaaaatttttcttaaACCAAATACCGATTTTGTAATATTtgtcaaaacctttaaaacaacTTCAATCTAAATGAGTCCATTGTTAAAACCTGATCAAAAGAGTCGAAAACTTTTTATTTGTAAATCAATCATTTTAAAGAACGATTTTTCCTAAATTCATTGAAACCCTTAAATAAAAACCTTTCTGTTTGAATCCCTTTTAGATAAGTTAAATTTtgcaaaccaaaatcacaagttaaCAAAATCTTAGGACTCACTTTCCTTTTTAAATCGTATCATTTGATCAAAAGTTCCAATCCTAGTTTCAAAACCGAATCATTCAAAACAGTTTATTCTAAACCAGGTCACTGTTGAGCTTTCTGAAAGGAGTCAAAATCATTTACTCGGAAGTTGATTACTTCAAACCATgattttcttaaattaaaacttttcaaaTTGAATCCCTTTTGATAAGAGAAATTGGAAACCATTTTCACGATGGAACAAAATCAGAGAACTCACTATTCTTTTAAACCATATCTCTTAAATCAAAAGTTCcaactaattttcaaaatcaaatcatttaaaccaaagTTCCAAACCAGATTGGAAATCATTCTAAACCCTAAAACCgcaaaatcatatttaaaaatcGTAAAGACGTCAGTCGATACTTCTGTTGCCACTAGTGTTGCACCGCACCCATCACCCATACAGGAAATCAATAAGACTCCTAGTCATGCCTGGTAACCATTCTGGCATGTCCACTCTGATTGTTTGTCATCACAAGTCCAAAATCCTTGGCTACCGCCACTAGAATCCTCATTTCCCATGGTTTACTCCCAAATCAACTCTAAGCCCTTGTAATCCTAATGGCAACTTTGTAGAGATAGAACTAGGCTACCCTCACATCCAACCAATTTAGAATATTCAAAGCACACGCTTACCTCTCGTCGGAGGGTCCGACCCCGTCGCATCACATGTATCCAAGGTAAGCACACGGCCAGATTGTTGGTTCTGACCCATGTTCTAGTTTTTCTTACGACGGCAGTTCTTGGCTAGGTTCCCAGGTAGTCCATAAGTAAAACACAAATGACTCCCCTTCATACGGTGAAGTTGGGCATTGTTGTCCCTTCTGAAGTTCTCTTGACCTAGCAGATGCTGAGGAGTATGTCCATCTTTCTTGAAGTTTTGTCCCCTTGGTCCAAGGTAATCATCGAGTTCCCTACTAGTATTCCCTCTATGAGTGTCCCTTGACGAGACTACCGTCTTTGCATGTTCTTCAACAACCCTCGCCTTGTCCACCAATTTAGAGAATCTCCTAATCTCCAGTGGAGTCACAACACGCCTGATATCTTCCCTCAGCCCTACTTCGTATTtgatgcatttccattcctcatAAGACTCAGAAGTACCCTGACTTATTCTCGAAAACCTAAAAAGTTCCTCAAACTTGCTGGTGTATTCTGCTATAGTCATAGACCCTTGCTTCAGTTGTAAGAGCTCCAATTCTCTGGCCTCTTTTAATGACTCATACGAGTACTTTTTACAGAAGGCTTCCTGGAATAACGCCCATGTAATGTCCATATTCTATTCGTGTAGCAGTCAGCGCTCTCCTTGCCACCATTGATGAGCCTCTCCCAGTAGTTGATAAGTCGTATATTCCACGAACTTGTCATACGGTACATGTTGAGTATGCAAAACCTGTTCCACAGCTTGAAACCAATTGTCTGCTTCAGTAGGAGCTGTCGATCCATTGAAAGCAGGCGGGTTAGCTTTCAGAAAAGCAGCTAGAGTTTTCGGGACACCACTCAAGCTGTCCTCAGTACATTCTCCATTTTTGTTTCTGCTTCCGGCCGGTTGGGCTAACCTCTGCACAGTttgcagagtcgcagcagcattCGCTTCCATGGTGTTCACCAAATTCGCCATCGCCGCCATGAACTTGGCATGGTTATCAGCTGGTTGCTCATTCCTACTCTCTCGTGAATGTGCTCGGCCTcgtcctgtctacaccaaacaatcgatatcgaggtgatcagtctcaatatcaaaacctAGTGTTTCAATTATCCCAAATAGGCATTCACAAAAAAGTATGCTATGTAATATCAaatagataacctaaatagcatgaaagaaaaatgacccggagtatgcaataaagcacaattggtccatccctcaggctcacgaggacgaaccgctttgataccactaaatgtaacaccctaattagcctaagctttaacTTGCGTCGtaaggcaaaggttaatcaaaggttacgacagttctaaagctgatatatatatatatatatatatatatatatatatatatatatatatatatatatatatatatataatctagaagcctgatgaaggatatagctcaaaaacatgatttaAAAGCGCAGAACGAACTAACGAAGCGTCTAACTCAACGCGCAAGAAACAGATGTGATATAacaaagataatagtataatagtgtaaaatcataagaaaactagctacggctcgcggagtttaagccggctagccaaatATAAAGACAAAGGAAAACTGAAgtttaaaaatagcttatacaagttttgttctctctcaAATATAAGTCTCTAGgccaaaacaaaaatataaaagcgAGAGACAAATGCAAAACagaccaaaaagactccaaaagttATCCGGATCCTCTGCTGCTGTCACCAAtcaaacaactcaccgaggtgggttgacCTACATCTGAAAGACATAACAGAAATATGATATGAAAAtcggaggttcttagtatggtaacagtgcccagtgatgtaggatataagaccccgggatgccaaaggcaatcctagactccatatccatcacatgattcaaacttaaagcattcGAAACCAAATAAGCATAATTATATAAGACCTTAACATAACTAAACAGGGTATTCTATCTTAGGAAATTTTCTAATCTAAATAAACACCGCTGTACCACAACATTCACCAGCCTATCCTCCATgagatcccatcgccaccgccttcctaacctcctcaatcccagtagaagtcacaagtatatacaatacaagtaaaacacaagtagaatcaTATAtagaaattaattcaaatagcaattggacatgttatacaaataggtaAATCGTAGCAAGTcgacaaagcatacaaacagatagaaaatgtaCATGATAAATGCttgccctattggctgtgatatcacattgttgaTTCAActtccaacccgacacatctccctGGAGAcatcgcccttcggaatcatcatatggaaacccccgagatatagtgctcagaTCACTATCCAGGATTGTACGCCTGTACATTTTGGAGATCCAAAGAGATGAGAGCGGGATCTATTGCCaccgacctcacatctcaacgcaagcagGACGAACAACCGCCTTTacaccgccgccgctacctcgaatAGGTGGGATCCAACCTCAGCACCTGCCCGGGCGCATAGCATATCATAATCTCAATATACAAATAATACACCAATGGTTTTCGGAAAACATTTTCAATATATTATTGATCCATCGTCTcattccgagtcctcgactcatctcaaccactgtcaattcaaCATTCCCATTCTTTATTCTCACTCTACCTGCCCATCTTCAGTACCCCAGAAACCTAAGCATCCGTTCTCTAATTTATCATAACAATCATCAACTAAACCCTTAGCTTATATTCCATATTTCCGTACACAAACTTAAGCccaaaagccttaaaatggtgttatagaagcttacaaccttgttgggaaggtgaaattgttgaaaacaaagtttgaaATTgtgaaacagggcatgtgcgtatgcacaggggtgtgcatgcgtggtgcacgaaattgtgatcactacaacttcgcacaactaaccagcaagtgcactgggtcgtccaagtaataccttacgtgagtaagggtcgatcccacggagattggtggtatgaagcaagctatggtcaccttgtaaatctcagtcaggcagactcaaatggttatagtgataaacgaataaagcataaagataaagatagagatacttatgtaattcattggtaggaacttcagataagcgtatgaagatgccttcccttccgtctctctgctttcctactgtcttcatccaattcttcttactcctttccatggcaaactcgtgtagggtctcactgttgtcagcagctacctcccatcctcgcagtgaaagctaatgcacacactctgtcacagtgctgccaatcaccggtgtggttccctcccctactggaatagaatccagtgattcttttgcgtctgtcactaacgcccagtaagttacaggtttgaagcacgtcacagtcattcagtcattgaatcctactcagaataccacagacaaggttagaccttccggtttctcttgaatgccgccatcagttcttgcctataccacgaagactctgatctcacggaatggttggctcgtttgtcaggcgagcactcggttgtcaggcgatcaaccatgcatcgtgcaatcaggaatccaagagatattcactagagcctcgaatgctagtagaacaagagtggttgtcagtcactttgttcatgagtgagaatggtgatgggcgtcaatcatcaccttcatcaagttgaagaacaagtgatatcttggataaagaacaagcggaattgaatggaagaacaatagtaattgcattaatactcgaggtacagcagagctccacaccttaatctatggtgtgtagaaactccaccgttgaaaatacataagcataaggtctaggcatggccgaatggccagcctcccaatgatctaagaactaaaatgtccaaagatgataaatacaatagcaaaaggtcctacttatagaaactagtagcctaaggtgtacaaagatgagtaaatgacataaaaatccacttccgggcccacttggtgtgtgcttgggctgagcaatgaagcatttttcgtgtagagactcttcttggcgtttaactccagcttttatgccagtttgggcgtttaactcccaattaggtgccagttccggcgtttaacgctgggaattctgagggtgactttgaacgccggtttgggccatcaaatcttgggcaaagtatggactatcatatattgctggaaagcccaggatgtctactttccaacgccgttgagaacgcgccaatcgggcttctgtagctccagaaaatccacttcgagtgcagggaggtcagaatccaacagcatctgcagtcctttttggtctctgaatcagatttttgctcaggtccctcaatttcagccagaaaatacctgaaatcacagaaaaacacacaaactcatagtaaagtccagaaaagtgaattttaactaaaaactaataaaaatatactaaaaactaactagatcatactaaaaacatactaaaaataatgccaaaaagtatacaaattatccgctcatcacaacaccaaacttaaattgttgcttgtccccaagcaactgaaaatcaaataagataaaaagaagagaatatactatagactccaaattatcaatgaaacttagctccaaattagatgagcgggactagtagctttttgcctccgaacagttttggcatctcactctatcctttgaaattcagaatgattggcttctttaggaactcagaatccagatagtgttattgattctcctagttaagtatgatgattcttgaacacagctactttatgagtcttggccgtggcccaaagcactctgtcttccagtattaccaccggatacatacatgccacagacacataattgggtgaaccttttcagattgtgactcggctttgctgaagtccccaattagaggtgtccagggttcttaagcacactcttattgccttggatcacaactttatttctttctttttctttttctccccttttttttcgtttttctccttctctcttctctttttttttttttttgtattcactgctttttcttgcttcaagaatcatttttatgatttttcagatcctcagtaacatgtctcctttttcatcattctttcaagagccaacaattttaacattcatgaaccacaaattcaaaagacatatgcactgtttaagcatacattcagaaaacaaaaagtattgtcaccac
The sequence above is drawn from the Arachis hypogaea cultivar Tifrunner chromosome 4, arahy.Tifrunner.gnm2.J5K5, whole genome shotgun sequence genome and encodes:
- the LOC112795011 gene encoding uncharacterized protein, which translates into the protein MELLKDYDFELSYHLGKVNVVADVLSRRSLTIAWMRIKEEELVDKFMDLKLDIGEVTGKAYVRSLRQDLLSETHNSGFSIHLGSTKMYSDLKRMFWWSGMKDSVGPSESENVFSAKIVKKHELAVEPVELVQVYSVLHEKK